Genomic DNA from Treponema pectinovorum:
GTGTAGGAGCGTCCATTTATAGCGTTTAAGGTTTTTGTTATTTCATAATCGCCAATTATAAATTTTACTACGTGATTTCCTTGTAAAACTGTAAACGGCTCTTTTAAACTTGTAAGCATTTGCCCGTCAAAAAAAACTTTTGAATTTTCAGGAGAAATGATTTTTACAACAGGCTCTATTCCGCGCAATGTAAGTTTTAACTGAGTTTTTTTTGCCTGTTCTACAAAAAACGAACGCACTTCATTTCTATACGCTTCGCTTGTTACAGAAAGGTGATGTTCGCCTGTTTTTAAAATTAAATTTGAAAAAGGTTCCTGAGTCAGCGTGTCGTCTATGTATACGCTGTAATTTTCTTTTTTGTCCTGTGCCTTATCGATTAAAAGCGAAAAATATCCCTCGTTGCTTAAAACAGGTTTTGCAGTTATTTCAAGTTTTGCAGTTTCAAGTTCTTCTGGAGCGCCTTTCATAGCGAGGATGAACCTTAAAAATATGCCGTCAGAAGAATCAACGCTAAAATTTTCAAGGATTTTTGCGTAAGGGCTTTCTTTTACATTGAATTTTGAACTTATTGGGATGTAAAAACTGTGGTTCAATCTTCCTGGAATCGTATTTATCGAAATTCTAGTTGCCGAATAATCGATGTTTTTTTCTGATGGATATGGAGAAACATCTTTGTAAAGTATGTAGGCAACCGTATCTCTCCAGGTTGCAACAGATTGAGGAACTTTTATGTTCACTTCGATTCCTGTTATAAAAGTTTTATCGGAAGGCAGTTTTATGAAAATCGCATCAAAAATTCCGCTCGTTGTGCTTGCTTCTTTATTTTGTAAAGAAATTTCCATTAAATGCAGTTTTGCGACACGAAAATTTTCTGCAGAGACTGCAAAGCAAATCAAAAAGAGAAAAAATATTAATTTTTTTTTGCAATTAAAAAAAATAGTTTTCATATTTTTTACACAGTGGAATTCACTACATATTATAGTTGAACAGTATTTTTATGTACACTAAGAAGTTAGAAGAAATTTAAAATTTTCTTAAAATAATTGACAAGGTAGGAGATATTTAAAAGTTTATCAACTTACCAGGATTTGTCGGGCTTCCGTTTTTTCTAAGTTCAAAATGAAGGTGAGAACCTGTGCTTGCTCCTGTGCTTCCTACTTTGCCGATTAAAGAACCTGCGTTAATCTTTTGCCCCTTTTCTACTAAAATTTTTGAAAGGTGAGCATAAACGCTTGTCATGGAATTGTAATGTGTGATTATTATGTAGTTGCCATAGGTAAGGTTAAAACCTGTCTGGCTTATTTCACCGCTTTTGCAGGCAAAAACATCTGCTCCTTCAGGCGAGGCAAGGTCAATTCCTGAATGAAATTTCCACTTGCCAGAAATTGGACTTATTCTGTATCCAAAATCGCTTGTTAAAACGCTGGATTTTAGAGGAGAAACCATATTTGTGTCTAAAAAAAATAACGACATTGTGGGAGAAAGTCGTTTTTTCTGTAAAAAATAAAATTTTTCTCCATCGATAACAAAAACTTTTGTATTCCTTAAAGAGCCGTCCGTTATAAATTCCTTGTAAAGAAGCTGCTCCCAAGGAGATTTTGGTTTTTCAGGAATAAAAAGTCCCGAAAAAGACGGAACTAGTAAGATTTTTCCTGCTATGTCTGCGTCTGCCGATGA
This window encodes:
- a CDS encoding M23 family metallopeptidase gives rise to the protein MKSQLKNRFLFFFIIFFNFFLTAQASDEIHKNDIFKIETQKIAFIENPSSKNLIFRQFLEDASFNNKILPENLSQKTQNEDDFILSFYKIKVPENMDFIWFSSRVSPVYKDTISTLNRLSSADADIAGKILLVPSFSGLFIPEKPKSPWEQLLYKEFITDGSLRNTKVFVIDGEKFYFLQKKRLSPTMSLFFLDTNMVSPLKSSVLTSDFGYRISPISGKWKFHSGIDLASPEGADVFACKSGEISQTGFNLTYGNYIIITHYNSMTSVYAHLSKILVEKGQKINAGSLIGKVGSTGASTGSHLHFELRKNGSPTNPGKLINF